A window of Ciconia boyciana chromosome 9, ASM3463844v1, whole genome shotgun sequence genomic DNA:
CTAGGTCTAGTGCAGTATTAAAACTGGCTGCAAAGCAATCAAGAGGTTGAGCAGCAAGCTCCTGCGCTGCCTGAATCACACGCACTGAATTTGCCTTGGAAAAGGACAATTGACAGCAGGGCCTGCTCAGAAATGCCAATTCTAGTTAAAAACTTCAATCAAATGCCAGGCAGTATCGGTACCTGAATAATTTCATGCTGGGTGAGCTTTCTTGACATCTTGCTGAGCCAAATGGGGgtggctggcaggagagggctTTTAGAGAGCTCTCTAGCATTGAAGCAGGCAGAACAGCCTTTGTTGACAACCTGCTGCTCAGGGGGAATGGTGTGTGCTGGGGTTATGATTAATTCAGGGAACTAACTGTGGTTACAGCTTTTATCCTCCTTTTTAGCTTCTCCTACTGAGTTAAGCTGCACTGGAGGTGGGAGGCATCAGTTGAGTCCAATCACAGCATCGTCCTGGTTGGTGCTAGTGGAAAGGCTGGTGTTTGTGTCCTTTCGTACCCTGGTCGGGATGTGAACTGAACGCCTCTCTCCTGCCAGGAAACCTCTGTAGCTATGTGGGCAGCGGTGGGGGAAGCATGAACCCTTCAGACCAGGCTGCAAGTCGGCACAGTGGCAGCTTCCAGACCAACATCCTTCCTCTTCTTGTCATTGTGGTGTCCTCGGAGCCCTCCAGCACTAGAAGAGTGTGGGATCTGGGACTTCTGGGTTCGGTTCCCTGTGCAAGTTTGTGGGTCGGTTTCCCCAGCTTGCAGTGAGGATGGGAGGCAGCATCAAGACAGCCTGGCTGTAAAGGTTGTGTGCTGTTGGATGTTAGCTGTGCTCAGTcactctcctctcttcttcctgtcCCCTTCAGGAAGGTCTCAATGAGCTGAACAGCACAGCCATCAAACCCCAGGTGAAGCCCTGGATCAACCTATTCCTCTCCGTCTCACACAACATCGAGGAGGTAAGGCTCAGCGTTCTCTGCTTCCAGCTGTACTTCTGCACTCTCCgtcctctgctcagcagcacagtCAGAGCAACTCCTGTCTTATTCCCCTCGGTTCTCCGCTGTTTCCTCAGCACAGAGCAACAGTAAAATACCCAGAACTTGCTCTGCATCCCAGCCTGGAAAGGGGCATTTCGCTAGAGAGGAGCTTGAGAAAACGGAAGTGGTGCAGTGCTGCTCCAGGAGGGACCTCCCTTCCTGACCTCTGGGCCGTTTGCTGCTGTTCACAGCAGGCCACATAAACAACCCTTTTTGTATTTCAACGTCAGGAGGAGTTCAGTGACTATGAAGCTAATGACCCCTGGGTCCAGCAGTTCATCGTCAATCTGGAACAGCAGATGACAGAGTTCaaggtgagagagagagggatgTGGCAGCCTGCCAGGCTTTGGCCAGACCTTCATGTGGCTTCTCCCAACTCTTCCCCTGCTCAAGGAAACAGCGGACAGAGATGTCCTCTGGTGCCTTGCAGGGCTCTTAAAGACCCAGTCACCCCCTTCTCCTGCAATTCTCAAAGCCTGCTTGCAAGCCCCACATACCTGGATCGCTTCTGTGGCACTCTCCACTCGCTGCGCCTGCAAGTGATGGGTCTTTATTTGAAAGCTCTCGTAGGCTTGGATTTTGTGGACTTCTGCCCAGTTGTTCCTGACAAGAATGACACAGGTTTCTGCTTCCAGGCTGGACTGTCTCCAGTGATTTACGATACCCTCACTGGTCTTATGACCAGTCTCATAGCCATCGAACTGGAGAAAGTGCTGCTCAAATCCACCTTCAGCAGGGTAAGCAAAACACTGTCCTCTACCCTGTCATCTGGCTCGACTGCAAACCCTCCACCAGGAAACCCTCAGTAAAGGGATgggggcagggcagaggcaaATGTTACCGGCAAATAAGCTCTGCCACCACTGGTGGTGGGCTCAGGGTGACCTTGCATTAGCACATGCAGGGAGAAAGTGTATTTTGTGATGGGGCTGGGAAGAGCTTGCATCAATAAGGGTGCTGGCTTTTAAGGTGTGTCTAAACATAAGCCAGTTTAACCTGCAATAAATGGTCTAACTGGAACCCTCCTGCTCAGAGACCTCCCCTTGCTCCCCTGTAACTTTTGTTAATTGTGTGTTTGGCACAACCCCTGGGCCTGCTTGGAGAGTTAACAGAGCTCCCTTGGCCCCCACAGCTTGGCGGTCTGCAGTTTGACAAGGAGCTGAGGTCTCTCATAGCCTATCTCACCACAGTCACCACCTGGACTATCCGCGACAAGTTTGCCCGTCTTTCCCAGATGGCCACCATCCTCAATCTGGAAAGGGTGAGCTGCACTTTGTCTGCTTTTATTGGGGGATtgcgggagctgcagctggacTCCACTTGGATTTAACTGGGCTCATCCAGTTGTTGTCACACCTATGGGGTATGGAGAAGCTGGAAAAGTTGCCCCATGCCTGATGGGTGTTTGCCTGCAGGGATTAGTGGCGGGAAATACTGTGATTGTAGCTGGAGTTTGAATGCGCCTGCAAGGGCAGTTGGTGCCAAGTTGtctcctgcagctctcctctttctccaggTGACAGAGATCCTGGATTACTGGGGCCCGAACTCTGGCCCACTCACCTGGCGCCTTACTCCCGCCGAGGTCCGGCAGGTGCTGGCTCTCCGAATCGACTTCCGCAGCGAGGATATTAAGCGGCTGCGCTTGTAGTTGGTCAGTGCTTGGGTCAGCAACATGCTGGAGGTAATGGCGGGatggctgcagccctggagcCTGCCCAGGTCCTGCTCTGGGGCTGGCTGTTACACAGTGTTGGGGATGGGGTGATGTATGCCCTTCTGCTCATGTTCCTTGGAGCAAAGGGCTTTCCGGGGCCTGGGAAGAAGAGCCGCCATCCTTTTGTGGGAGCAGAAACAAGGCAGCAGAGGAATCTCTCACGTTGAGAACAGCATGACACTATTTCTGCAAACGTGCTAGTCTGAGGGACAAGCTTATGCTTCATTCTGCTGCCCTGTGGGAGGCCACAGGTCAGGAAAGTTGTGGGCTTTTGTGGTGTGGTTCATATACGCGTCTGTAGAGAGCGCTCTGCCTGCGCTGCTGGCCGCAGTTGTGTTCCTTCTGTGCCACCAGCTTAAGGGGCAGCTACTGCAGTCCTACAAATCCTGAGCCCTGGTTCTCTCCTGGTGGTGATGGGGACCATTCTGTAGAATGGAAAAGGAACAATTTCCTTGTGGGGAGGGTGCTTCAGAAGTCTCTAGAAAGCTGCTGTAGGAAGCAGGGCTGTGTCCCTGCTGGCTCGCTGTGCCCTGTACAGCTACTCCGTAAATAAACCtcgcctggcagagcagcaaccttgggtggtgtgtgtgcctgtgggccaggagggaggtgggagagaTGAGGGATGAGAGCCATTTgccatttctccttttctacCCTGTGCCACGGCATCAAGATGatcttccttcccccagctggCATTGGCACACCACAAGTACAAACACCCCTGAGATGGTGCCAGCCCGCTGCTTGGCTGCCTCCTGCGGCAGCACTCCCCTGGCAGCCGGGGCTGTGGAGGGTGATGTCAAGCCCCTGCATGTGGGTTCTGCCACACCCACCCCTGGAAGGGCTTTGCCTCTGCATTGCTGGGCCCTTGCTATCCCGTGGGAAGGGAGGAGCCCTGCTAGGGACAGAAGGGCATAAACACATGCTGGGAACaagctttttttattcaaaGAGAGTGCAGGGACTAGTAACTCACTGCAGAAGTAGTCTCTCAGCACAGGAGAGGGTCTTCATTCCACATCCAGGTGCATCCTTGGTGCACCATACCAAACAGGCAGCGCAGGCCCctgctgctggaagagcagGAAGGTTCCTGCTAGAGGCAGCATCACAAATGctattcttttccctttggagAACCATGAAAACCAGAGTGAAACCCCAAAATCAGACTGGAGGCCCTAGCAAACTGTCCTTTCAGCAAGGCCACCCTCCAGGGATGGTTTTGCCTGCCCAGCTCATCACAGCTTCTCCAGCCTGTGTGGCTTTTGGGGCAAGTAGCAGCACAAAGAGACCACATCAAGACTTAAGGCACTTGCTGGAGCCAGCTGAAGGAGCCGCCTCTAAAGCAGCGGGGATTTCCCTGCTTTGGAAGGCAgctggctgctccctcccctgTCCTGCAATATCTGCCATGAATGGGTCAGGGGTGAAGGCCTTCACATAGCCACATCCTCTCTGGGGTGAGCACTGTCCTTTGGATCACATCCCACGACCTCCACAGAGAAACCACCTGTGTCCACTTCAATGCTGTGGATGCTGAAGTTGCCCAGTccctagaaaaaaaagttacaggtTGGGGCAGGACTCCAAGGTCCTGGGGAGGGCTAAGGGGACAACAAGCAATCTCATCCCACTTATGGTGGGATGAGATACTCCTAGTGTTTGCACTATATAAAGCAAGCTTCTGCAAGCCACCTGCGACAGTGAACCTCCTGGGAACTCAAGTCTCACCTCAGTCTTCGCTAGAATTTGGTGCAAAGCCTCTTTCTGCTGTGGGCCTTTGGTTAAGACATAAAGGAAGCCACcgccaccagccccagccaaGCACTGCCCGTAGACATAGGGCCGGAGAGCATCCATCATGCGCCCAACGGCCAGCGGCTCACACCCAGGGGCCATGCATTTTTTCTGCTGCCAGTAGCGGTCCAGACACTTGCCGATGAGCAGCAGGTTACCTACAGGGGAGAGGATACTGCAAACAATTTGCCTCTATTTCTTGCCCAAGGGGCAGAAACCTGTCCCTGTCTCTCCTGCTCAGCCCATGCTAAATTCCACCTTCTCATCTACCCAattcttcccagctctgcctgctgagcaAGCAAACCTAGCCCTGTTacattgctgtttatttttaatcctccACAGACGGAGAATTTGCTTGCTTTAATGCTTCGGCTTAccctccccagcatcccagcaGCCAAAGGCCAAATGAATCCACCGGACAGGCTAggcacagcccccagccccatcatGGATGGCTCATAGAAAATCAACCAGACTTGGCATGTCTAATCCCCCCTTCCTCAAAGACTTCATTCAAGCCTGAATTTTGGGGCATTGCCTGTAATGTGCTGGGTTTCGGGCTTTGCCAGTAATATGCCAGGCCTGGGGGAAGGATTTGAGGCTtctgcagctgccccagcctTTGCCCCCCAGGAATGCACAGAGTCTCCCCAGGGAAGTCTGTGTTTCTTCAGTCGTTAAAAGGGCCAGCCTGTTCCAGGGAAGGGGGCTCACACCTTGCCTCAAGGCCTGCGCACACTCCTCGGCATTGCTCACCAGCGCGTCGGCGTTTTGCACTGCGGAGGGCAGCCTGGCATACCAGTTCCTCACCACATCCTGCAAAAGGCCACAACGTCCCTGTCACCATCTGGCTGGCTCCAGCactccagcagcacctggggaGGTAGTGCTGCACCTGCAGCCTTTGGTGCCAGCTCCCATGGGGGTGGTAAAGTTCTACACCAACGAAGGGGACAGGCACCAAAGACCGTGGGGGGAGCAGAAGCCAGAGCCTGTGGCACCCAGGGGCACCCAGGCGTTACCTGGAGCAGGTTGCGGGCCAGGCGAGTCTTCCCCGTGTACACCAGCAGCAAGTGATTGTTGAGGGTCTGGGTAAAACCGGTGGGCACCGAGATCTTCTGCACCTCCACCCTGAGCGGCAGCTGGGCCTTCGACCTCCCGATTTTGATGCTGGGCACAAGCCCGCCCACCTGGTCCTGCCAACCACCGcctgcagggcagagggtcCTCAGCCACTGCCAGGACCCCACCCCACAGGCTGACTGCTCCCCACAGCCGCTACCTGTTGTGAGCCTCTGCTCCAGGTGCAGCACGGCGTGGATGAGGGACTCGGTGCTGGCAGCCTTCCCGGCCGCCTGGTACAGTGATGCCATCACCGCTCCCgccaggatgctgctggtgcctgcagggagcacaggcagggccagggcagcgaGACACTACACATGCCCGTGAGAGCCACGGCCGGGCTCCCGGCTGCAGGGCAGCGAGGGGGATGCCCCATcctggtgctggcagcaggaaggACTCTCCGGCACCAGTGAGGGACTCCCCAGCCCTTTCCCCGCCGACTTACCGAGGCCAGACCCGTGGGGCAGCTTGGACCAGGTGTGCACCTCAAACCCACCCCCAAAGCTCTCCATCAGCTGGACCCGCAAGGGTTTCTGCGAGGGGAACTGCACGACCTGGGTGCAGATGAAGGCAGCTTTGAGCAAGGCTCCTGGAaacaagaggagaaagcaaagctgatgCCTGCTGCGCTACCTGCTCCCTCACCCCATCATCCCCAAAAAGGGCCACCCTGGCACCATGGGGTCAGGACACCCAAGGGGACATCGGGGGTACGGAGACAGGCTGTGCAGCTGGTGACACCCCACCTGGCGCGTGCGGCTGGCAGTAATCCTGCAAGTGCTCCAGCTCCCGGCACACCAGTTCCACCGCTGCCTCGCTCTGTGGTGTCCCACCGAGGCTGACGAGGCGCAGCTCCAGCTCACTGATGCGCCGCACCCGGGCACCAATGGGCCGGCACCCGTCCACCAGCACCGCAACATCCACCACAGCCCCCCCATGCTCGTACGTGATGGGGGGGGTGTCGCTCCAGCCACCTGCCGAGGCTTACTGTCAGCTCCCCATGGCACCCCGACTTCTCATCCCCAACACCACAGGGGAGAGACATGGATCATCTGGCTGGGGGGATGCACTCACCAGAGAGGTCCAGGCGAGCCGGACACGTCACCTGCACCCAGTGCCCCAAGGGTGGCAGCTCCACCTGCCTCACGGTGACAAACTGGCACGAGGACATCACTGCCTGCCGGATGAGGATCTGCTCGGCCCCCTCATAATGCCGAGCTGCCCtcaccagcagagctggcctGGGAAAACAGGAGATGCTGAGTCCACTGCCGCAGCTCCCTGACTGCCAAGGCCTGGGatggggcagcagctgctcatCAGCCACAGCTTCACCTGCTCATCCACTTCTGCCGCTCAGCAGCCAGCTCCTGGACACCACTGGCAATGTCCCCACTCTCCAGGTGCCTGAAAGCTGAGGCCCACTCCCTGTTGGCAGCAGGCCCGCTCCGCAAGCCCCCTTCCCCTCGTGCCATGCAGCCCAGGACGTCGGCGATGCAGGCGAGTGCCCGGGCTGCAATGCCAGTGTCACCAGCCGTGGAGGCAACTAGAAATCAAAAGGAGGCTGCAAAGCCATAGCCAGGCCTGTGGGTTGCCCCAAACCAGCCCGCTTCTGCAATAAGCCAGCTCCAGGGGAGAGGGACTCGCATGGCTTGCGCCCACCCCGGCTAGTCAGATGCCGCGGTGCTCCCCATGGGTTCCTGCAATGGCAGGTTATTGGAGGGGCTGGGAAGCACCAAACAGTGCCGATACCCAGAGACGTAAGACACAGCTTGTGCAAGTCCAGCTCACCGTCGTCCAGCGTGCCCAGCACAGCCTCGTGGTAGCCCTCATGGACAGCGCTGCGGATGAGCGGCAGGAGGCTGCTGTCCTGGCgccccagcagcacccgccGTACCTTGCGTTGGCCCTGCAGGAAGAAGAGGGCCCGGCGGGCACCCAGCTCGGCTGCCTtgtccaggcagggcagcagctcctgccaggacaTGCGCCAGGCTGCCCGCCAGCGTGCTAGCCGCTCGccagccactgctgctggggccagcagccacagcacgTCCTCCAGTCCCAGCGCTTCACAGGCGTGCAGCACTGGAAAGAGCCGGGCGCTGAGCAGGCAGCGGCTCCTCCTCGGCATTTCGGCATCCCAAAGGTCCCCTTCCCTGATGGAGGGAGAACCCATCAGCCCCGCCCCAGGACTCAAGGACACCTTCCAGGAGGGGAGCCAGGACACGGGATGGGTTGCGGTGGCCACAACACCTCGCACTGCAGCCATCCCCAGGGGAGCCAGGTCTCCTGTCCCATCCTGGCACATGGCACTTACTGTATGCCTGTCCGATGGAAAAACTCAGCCCAGGGCACGTTCAGGTAAGTGGCTGCATCGGCAGGGCTCTGCAGGTGGACAGAGGGGACAGTTACACCCCGGCTTCACGGGGGGCCTCGTGCCACCTCGCTGCCCCCATACCTGCCAGTCGTCGAGGCGGCCTGTGAGCGTGAACACACGGCAGGGCAGGTTGTCCAGCCGGACGTGGTGGCCCTGCAGGACAATGTCGCGCAGGGGacagccctgcagggctggTGAGGAGCCTGCAGCGAGGCCTGAGAGGAGGCAGCCGGGACCGATCTCCAGGGGACCCTGTGGAAGAGGCAGCAGTGCATGGAgtggcacagccagccccagagcagcccccaAACCAGAGCCAGACCCTGACCTCAGAAGTGGACAACCACCCCGGGCTTTGCCCCCAGGGAGAGGGTCTGCCCTGGTCCCCAGGGAGGGACAGCCCAGCGGTGACAGCCTCCTCCCCTTGCCCGGGGAGGGTGACAACCACCAgggtccccagcaccagccaAAAGGCAGCCAAGAAGAGGAAGGGCACCCCAAATCTCACAGCCATGGGTACCCCATCCCAGCCAGGGCCATCCCACCCCACCTGCCCGTTCAGTGCACTGAGGACTCGGGGGTCCCCCCTGGCCACATACCTGGAGGTGACAGTGCTGGATGACACTGCCAGCCGCCAGCCGCACGGCTCCTTCCAGCAGGCAGTTGGTGACCGAAGAGCCATCCTCCAGGAGAGAGGGCTGCTGCCGGGGGTACAGAGGCACGTGGGACCGGGGTCCGGCCACGCAGCCTGGAGCGACGCCCAAAAAACGTGTGTGAGCAAGGCTGGGGATGGAAGGACGTACGTCCACATGGGAATGGGCTGTTTTGCAGAAGCGGAGGTGGCTGGCAGAGCGGGGCAGGAGCGTCAGGCTGTGGATATGGTTGCTTGCAGAGGTGGTCATGTAGTCGTAGGATGCGTCAGGGATGCAGGCTGCAGGGGGGCAGGAGAGCTGTCAGCACACCGATGGCAAATGTGGGTGTGCCTGACACCCACATGATCCAAGGGCAGCCAGGCTGAACATCCCCAGTCGAAGGGGTGAGGAGAGAACACCTGGGGACCTGCAGCTGTGGGGAGAAACAGCCAGGTGCCAGGCCCTGACCACCCCATCTCTCCCCATGCAGGGGAAGAGGGTTCAGGGATGGGTCACGTCGCGCGCACCCACCGCAGCATCACTCACCCATGCTAAGAGGGAAGGCGCGGAGAGCTGTCCACAGCACAGAGCGGGCGCTCCTCACGCGGGTGTCACCACCACCCTTCACGAAATCTTCCTCCATCATCCCCCCTGCCATGCACAGCACGATGTCGAAGAagagggagagctggggagagaagggacCTGTTGTGTGCAGCCGGGCCAGCCAGTGCAGCCACCCTGACCCTCACCCTGCTGCTGGGTTGCTCCCCTCctaccacctctcctgcccaaATCCAGCAGCACAGGGGCAAACAGGCCCTACAGAgatgcccagcagcagcacccatggggaAAGGGGTCCCGTCCCCCATGGAGGGACTGTCACCTGGATGGGTGGTGCCCCTGAGTCCAGCCCCATGTAGGTGCAAGCATCCAGAGGAGGGATGACATGGGTGGCCAGAAGCTGCTCAGCGGCATCCGAGGAGAAGAAAACCACCCCGCAGACctgccagggcacagcaggGTTGAGACCACAGCCATGGTGACATGAGggacagggctggcagggccacCGACGCCCAAGTTGTGTCGTACCAGTGGGACAGTGCCGTTGGGCCCCGCGCACTGCTGGATCTGGGCCTCCGTGCCTTTGTAGATGATGTCGTGCACCAGCCCCTGGGACCAAGACCACCCTGATGAGCTCTTCAGGGCGCCTCAAGCCAAGCAGCTGTGTCAGGGCTGGGACCTTGGCACCCAGGGGACTGAAGGGGTGGGGACTCCTGTGCCTCCAAGGGATGTCCCTTGAAGGGGGAGCTGCTCCTGACCTGCTCATCGGCAAGGTAGACCCCATGGTTCCTGGCATACACCTGGCTCCCAGGCACTGCAATCACTCTGACGCCCTGGAAGCCATCCCAGTCAATCCCTGGGAAGAGGGACAGAGACCAGTGCCCGCTGGGGCAGAGAAAGTACCTGCACTGGGCCCAACTACCTGAAAACTGGGCCCATGGCAGAGGCGGTGACAGCAGCATCCAGCCTCAGCCACCTTTCTGCGGGCACAACGAATGCTCCCAACTGCACAAGGGTCAGCAACACCTGTGCATCCACGCCCTCATGTGGGCATGGCACGGGCTGAACTGGCTGTGCCACTGCAAGCTCTGACCCCCGTCCCGAGCTGAAGCGGGTGCTGGAGGCAAGGCTGGCACCCACTCACCTGGTGCTGAGGGCATGGTGAGGAGCATGTCGGTGCTGCAGACCCACACGCCAGGCGGGGAGCCCACGCAGAGCTGCTGAGAGAAGGGCCATGTGCCCAGGGATGGCACAGAAGGGGGCCGGCCCTTgtggggcacccagcacccatcccacCCTTCTGGGAGCCTGCTAAAGGCACCCCAAAGGCTTCAGGGGGAGCCAAACCCACCCCCATGCCAGGGTGGCCAGCATTGCATGGCACGAGCCCAGGGCCCCATCCCACAGGCCACACAGACCCGGTGCGTCATGGTCGCCAGCAGGCTGTCCAGGTTGCAGACCAGAGCTTCGGCCAGGGCGCCAGGCTCCtccacgggcaggcaggtgaaGGCCCGGCCGCAGTCGTCGAAGGAGAAGTCACGGCCCTGGCAGGACAGGGAAAGCAGGGGGGGTGTGtcacagggagggagagggtgcGAGGTGGCTCCGGCTCCTAGCCGTGTGACGGAGGGGTCCCAAGCTGGGCTGCAGGTCAGCTCTCACCATGTGCAGAATGAGGATCCGGGCTTCCCTCAGGACGTCGGAGCTCACCacctgggagagcagagcaggggacaCTCAGCGGGGACGGGACAGCCGCCGCCCTCTCCAGCCTCCAGCCTCCCCGGGCCCACCAGAGGCTgccaccctgctcccctctccccagaccGGGGCAGGCCCCTCACCGTGCAGCCCGCCCGGGCGCTGAGGTGCTCGGCCGCCACCAGCAAAGCGTTGAGGGtggccccgccgctgcccagGCGAGCCCAGGGGTCCTCCACGGCCAggaggagcgggggggggcgcgggcccAGGCCGCCCCTCAGCCGGCGGgcctccagctctgccaagCGAGAGGCCGGCGGCGCTGAGGGCtggcaccccccgccccgcccaggggagagggagagggcgAGCGCCAGCCCCGCCGCTTGCCTCGCTGGAAGGCGGAGACGCAGC
This region includes:
- the FCSK gene encoding L-fucose kinase isoform X2, with protein sequence MAAQWSVLLLTCQRGGCVSAFQRELEARRLRGGLGPRPPPLLLAVEDPWARLGSGGATLNALLVAAEHLSARAGCTVVSSDVLREARILILHMGRDFSFDDCGRAFTCLPVEEPGALAEALVCNLDSLLATMTHRLCVGSPPGVWVCSTDMLLTMPSAPGIDWDGFQGVRVIAVPGSQVYARNHGVYLADEQGLVHDIIYKGTEAQIQQCAGPNGTVPLVCGVVFFSSDAAEQLLATHVIPPLDACTYMGLDSGAPPIQLSLFFDIVLCMAGGMMEEDFVKGGGDTRVRSARSVLWTALRAFPLSMACIPDASYDYMTTSASNHIHSLTLLPRSASHLRFCKTAHSHVDVRPSIPSLAHTRFLGVAPGCVAGPRSHVPLYPRQQPSLLEDGSSVTNCLLEGAVRLAAGSVIQHCHLQGPLEIGPGCLLSGLAAGSSPALQGCPLRDIVLQGHHVRLDNLPCRVFTLTGRLDDWQSPADAATYLNVPWAEFFHRTGIQEGDLWDAEMPRRSRCLLSARLFPVLHACEALGLEDVLWLLAPAAVAGERLARWRAAWRMSWQELLPCLDKAAELGARRALFFLQGQRKVRRVLLGRQDSSLLPLIRSAVHEGYHEAVLGTLDDVASTAGDTGIAARALACIADVLGCMARGEGGLRSGPAANREWASAFRHLESGDIASGVQELAAERQKWMSRPALLVRAARHYEGAEQILIRQAVMSSCQFVTVRQVELPPLGHWVQVTCPARLDLSGGWSDTPPITYEHGGAVVDVAVLVDGCRPIGARVRRISELELRLVSLGGTPQSEAAVELVCRELEHLQDYCQPHAPGALLKAAFICTQVVQFPSQKPLRVQLMESFGGGFEVHTWSKLPHGSGLVSRCPGPACAPCRHQQHPGGSGDGITVPGGREGCQHRVPHPRRAAPGAEAHNRRWLAGPGGRACAQHQNREVEGPAAAQGGGAEDLGAHRFYPDPQQSLAAGVHGEDSPGPQPAPGCGEELVCQAALRSAKRRRAGNLLLIGKCLDRYWQQKKCMAPGCEPLAVGRMMDALRPYVYGQCLAGAGGGGFLYVLTKGPQQKEALHQILAKTEGLGNFSIHSIEVDTGGFSVEVVGCDPKDSAHPREDVAM
- the FCSK gene encoding L-fucose kinase isoform X3, whose product is MAAQWSVLLLTCQRGGCVSAFQRELEARRLRGGLGPRPPPLLLAVEDPWARLGSGGATLNALLVAAEHLSARAGCTVVSSDVLREARILILHMGRDFSFDDCGRAFTCLPVEEPGALAEALVCNLDSLLATMTHRLCVGSPPGVWVCSTDMLLTMPSAPGIDWDGFQGVRVIAVPGSQVYARNHGVYLADEQGLVHDIIYKGTEAQIQQCAGPNGTVPLVCGVVFFSSDAAEQLLATHVIPPLDACTYMGLDSGAPPIQLSLFFDIVLCMAGGMMEEDFVKGGGDTRVRSARSVLWTALRAFPLSMACIPDASYDYMTTSASNHIHSLTLLPRSASHLRFCKTAHSHVDVRPSIPSLAHTRFLGVAPGCVAGPRSHVPLYPRQQPSLLEDGSSVTNCLLEGAVRLAAGSVIQHCHLQGPLEIGPGCLLSGLAAGSSPALQGCPLRDIVLQGHHVRLDNLPCRVFTLTGRLDDWQSPADAATYLNVPWAEFFHRTGIQEGDLWDAEMPRRSRCLLSARLFPVLHACEALGLEDVLWLLAPAAVAGERLARWRAAWRMSWQELLPCLDKAAELGARRALFFLQGQRKVRRVLLGRQDSSLLPLIRSAVHEGYHEAVLGTLDDVASTAGDTGIAARALACIADVLGCMARGEGGLRSGPAANREWASAFRHLESGDIASGVQELAAERQKWMSRPALLVRAARHYEGAEQILIRQAVMSSCQFVTVRQVELPPLGHWVQVTCPARLDLSGGWSDTPPITYEHGGAVVDVAVLVDGCRPIGARVRRISELELRLVSLGGTPQSEAAVELVCRELEHLQDYCQPHAPGALLKAAFICTQVVQFPSQKPLRVQLMESFGGGFEVHTWSKLPHGSGLVSRCPGPACAPCRHQQHPGGSGDGITVPGGREGCQHRVPHPRRAAPGAEAHNRRWLAGPGGRACAQHQNREVEGPAAAQGGGAEDLGAHRFYPDPQQSLAAGVHGEDSPGPQPAPGNLLLIGKCLDRYWQQKKCMAPGCEPLAVGRMMDALRPYVYGQCLAGAGGGGFLYVLTKGPQQKEALHQILAKTEGLGNFSIHSIEVDTGGFSVEVVGCDPKDSAHPREDVAM
- the FCSK gene encoding L-fucose kinase isoform X8: MGLCVGSPPGVWVCSTDMLLTMPSAPGIDWDGFQGVRVIAVPGSQVYARNHGVYLADEQGLVHDIIYKGTEAQIQQCAGPNGTVPLVCGVVFFSSDAAEQLLATHVIPPLDACTYMGLDSGAPPIQLSLFFDIVLCMAGGMMEEDFVKGGGDTRVRSARSVLWTALRAFPLSMACIPDASYDYMTTSASNHIHSLTLLPRSASHLRFCKTAHSHVDVRPSIPSLAHTRFLGVAPGCVAGPRSHVPLYPRQQPSLLEDGSSVTNCLLEGAVRLAAGSVIQHCHLQGPLEIGPGCLLSGLAAGSSPALQGCPLRDIVLQGHHVRLDNLPCRVFTLTGRLDDWQSPADAATYLNVPWAEFFHRTGIQEGDLWDAEMPRRSRCLLSARLFPVLHACEALGLEDVLWLLAPAAVAGERLARWRAAWRMSWQELLPCLDKAAELGARRALFFLQGQRKVRRVLLGRQDSSLLPLIRSAVHEGYHEAVLGTLDDVASTAGDTGIAARALACIADVLGCMARGEGGLRSGPAANREWASAFRHLESGDIASGVQELAAERQKWMSRPALLVRAARHYEGAEQILIRQAVMSSCQFVTVRQVELPPLGHWVQVTCPARLDLSGGWSDTPPITYEHGGAVVDVAVLVDGCRPIGARVRRISELELRLVSLGGTPQSEAAVELVCRELEHLQDYCQPHAPGALLKAAFICTQVVQFPSQKPLRVQLMESFGGGFEVHTWSKLPHGSGLGTSSILAGAVMASLYQAAGKAASTESLIHAVLHLEQRLTTGGGWQDQVGGLVPSIKIGRSKAQLPLRVEVQKISVPTGFTQTLNNHLLLVYTGKTRLARNLLQDVVRNWYARLPSAVQNADALVSNAEECAQALRQGNLLLIGKCLDRYWQQKKCMAPGCEPLAVGRMMDALRPYVYGQCLAGAGGGGFLYVLTKGPQQKEALHQILAKTEGLGNFSIHSIEVDTGGFSVEVVGCDPKDSAHPREDVAM
- the FCSK gene encoding L-fucose kinase isoform X9, which produces MGAGCPTRAGPLLCHPWAHGPSLSSSAWAPRLACGSAAPTCSSPCPQHQLSLFFDIVLCMAGGMMEEDFVKGGGDTRVRSARSVLWTALRAFPLSMACIPDASYDYMTTSASNHIHSLTLLPRSASHLRFCKTAHSHVDVRPSIPSLAHTRFLGVAPGCVAGPRSHVPLYPRQQPSLLEDGSSVTNCLLEGAVRLAAGSVIQHCHLQGPLEIGPGCLLSGLAAGSSPALQGCPLRDIVLQGHHVRLDNLPCRVFTLTGRLDDWQSPADAATYLNVPWAEFFHRTGIQEGDLWDAEMPRRSRCLLSARLFPVLHACEALGLEDVLWLLAPAAVAGERLARWRAAWRMSWQELLPCLDKAAELGARRALFFLQGQRKVRRVLLGRQDSSLLPLIRSAVHEGYHEAVLGTLDDVASTAGDTGIAARALACIADVLGCMARGEGGLRSGPAANREWASAFRHLESGDIASGVQELAAERQKWMSRPALLVRAARHYEGAEQILIRQAVMSSCQFVTVRQVELPPLGHWVQVTCPARLDLSGGWSDTPPITYEHGGAVVDVAVLVDGCRPIGARVRRISELELRLVSLGGTPQSEAAVELVCRELEHLQDYCQPHAPGALLKAAFICTQVVQFPSQKPLRVQLMESFGGGFEVHTWSKLPHGSGLGTSSILAGAVMASLYQAAGKAASTESLIHAVLHLEQRLTTGGGWQDQVGGLVPSIKIGRSKAQLPLRVEVQKISVPTGFTQTLNNHLLLVYTGKTRLARNLLQDVVRNWYARLPSAVQNADALVSNAEECAQALRQGNLLLIGKCLDRYWQQKKCMAPGCEPLAVGRMMDALRPYVYGQCLAGAGGGGFLYVLTKGPQQKEALHQILAKTEGLGNFSIHSIEVDTGGFSVEVVGCDPKDSAHPREDVAM